The following are encoded in a window of Pseudomonas graminis genomic DNA:
- a CDS encoding acetyl/propionyl/methylcrotonyl-CoA carboxylase subunit alpha: MSAPHTQPLNSVLIANRGEIACRVMRTAKAMGLTTVAVHSATDSNARHVREADVAVNLGGSKASESYLQIDKLIAAAKASGAQAIHPGYGFLSENAGFARAVEQAGLIFLGPPASAIDAMGSKSAAKSLMETAGVPLVPGYHGDAQDAATFREASARIGYPVLLKATAGGGGKGMKVVERDEDLAEALASAQREAQSSFGDSRMLVEKYVLKPRHVEIQVFADQHGHCLYLNERDCSIQRRHQKVVEEAPAPGLTPQMRQAMGEAAVRAAQAIGYVGAGTVEFLLDARGDFFFMEMNTRLQVEHPVTEAITGLDLVAWQIRVAQGEPLPITQAEVPLNGHAIEVRLYAEDPANDFLPATGTLALYRESSPGPGRRVDSGVAEGDEVSPFYDPMLGKLIAWGETREQARLRLLAMLDEFAIGGLRTNLAFLRRIIAHPAFAQAELDTGFIPRYQEDLLPAAEGLTEEFWQLAAQAYLSTAAVTIRSDDAHSPWSTTRGLRLGGPSEVTLHLACGAESRSMVMRSDSQQGVRLSGEHLLIERDGVRRQTIAIRRAGTLYLQWQGDVHAIRSVDPIAEVDVSQGHQGGLTAPMNGSIVRVLVSVGEQVQIGTPLVVLEAMKMEHSIRANAAGTVAALHCAEGEMVKEGTVLVELAAVVDGE, encoded by the coding sequence ATGAGCGCCCCCCACACACAACCGCTGAATTCGGTGCTGATCGCCAACCGGGGCGAAATCGCCTGCCGGGTCATGCGCACGGCCAAGGCCATGGGCCTGACCACCGTCGCCGTGCACAGCGCCACGGACAGCAACGCTCGGCACGTACGCGAGGCCGACGTCGCGGTGAACCTCGGTGGCAGCAAGGCCAGCGAGAGTTACCTGCAAATCGACAAGCTGATTGCAGCCGCCAAGGCCAGTGGCGCCCAGGCCATCCACCCCGGTTACGGGTTTCTCTCGGAAAACGCAGGCTTTGCCCGCGCTGTCGAGCAGGCAGGCCTGATCTTCCTCGGCCCGCCCGCCTCGGCCATTGACGCCATGGGCAGCAAATCGGCGGCCAAGTCGCTGATGGAAACCGCTGGCGTGCCGCTGGTGCCCGGCTATCACGGCGATGCGCAAGACGCCGCAACCTTCCGCGAAGCGTCCGCCCGCATCGGCTACCCGGTACTGCTCAAGGCCACGGCCGGCGGTGGCGGCAAGGGCATGAAGGTGGTTGAGCGCGACGAGGATCTGGCCGAAGCGCTGGCCTCGGCACAACGTGAGGCGCAGTCGTCGTTCGGCGATTCCCGCATGCTTGTCGAAAAGTACGTGCTCAAGCCACGCCACGTGGAGATTCAGGTATTCGCTGACCAGCACGGGCACTGCTTGTACCTCAACGAGCGCGACTGCTCGATTCAGCGCCGTCACCAGAAGGTCGTCGAAGAAGCCCCGGCGCCGGGCCTGACACCACAGATGCGTCAGGCCATGGGCGAAGCGGCGGTGCGTGCGGCTCAGGCGATTGGCTACGTCGGTGCCGGCACGGTGGAGTTTCTGCTGGACGCCCGGGGCGATTTCTTCTTCATGGAAATGAACACGCGCCTGCAAGTCGAGCACCCGGTGACCGAGGCGATTACCGGGCTGGACCTGGTGGCCTGGCAGATTCGGGTGGCCCAGGGCGAGCCGCTGCCGATCACCCAGGCCGAAGTGCCGCTGAACGGTCACGCGATTGAAGTGCGGTTGTATGCGGAAGACCCGGCCAACGACTTCCTGCCCGCCACCGGGACGCTGGCGCTGTATCGCGAATCGTCGCCGGGGCCGGGACGCCGCGTTGACAGCGGCGTCGCGGAAGGTGACGAAGTTTCGCCGTTCTACGACCCGATGCTCGGCAAACTGATCGCCTGGGGCGAGACCCGTGAACAAGCGCGCTTGCGGCTGCTGGCGATGCTCGACGAATTCGCCATCGGCGGCCTGAGGACCAATCTTGCGTTTCTGCGCCGCATTATCGCGCACCCCGCCTTCGCCCAAGCCGAGCTGGACACCGGATTTATCCCTCGTTACCAGGAAGATCTGCTGCCAGCGGCAGAGGGCTTGACGGAGGAGTTCTGGCAGCTGGCGGCGCAGGCGTACCTGAGCACTGCAGCGGTGACGATCAGATCCGACGACGCCCATTCGCCGTGGTCGACCACCCGCGGTCTTCGCCTTGGCGGCCCAAGCGAAGTGACACTGCACCTGGCGTGTGGTGCAGAGTCCCGAAGCATGGTGATGCGGAGTGACTCGCAGCAAGGCGTTCGTTTGAGCGGCGAGCACTTGCTGATCGAGCGGGATGGCGTGCGCCGGCAGACCATTGCGATCCGTCGGGCCGGCACGCTTTACCTGCAATGGCAGGGCGATGTGCATGCGATCCGCTCGGTTGACCCGATTGCCGAGGTGGATGTGAGCCAAGGTCATCAAGGCGGCCTCACCGCCCCCATGAACGGCAGCATCGTTCGGGTGCTGGTCAGCGTGGGCGAACAGGTGCAGATCGGCACGCCGCTGGTAGTGCTGGAAGCAATGAAAATGGAACACAGCATCCGCGCGAACGCAGCGGGTACCGTGGCAGCGCTGCATTGTGCCGAAGGCGAGATGGTCAAGGAAGGGACAGTGCTGGTGGAGCTCGCCGCTGTGGTAGACGGCGAATGA